In Falco peregrinus isolate bFalPer1 chromosome 9, bFalPer1.pri, whole genome shotgun sequence, the genomic stretch ACCAGGACATCCAGCCCAGTGAGGAAAACAAGGATGCAGACTTGTACACATCCCGAGTCATGCTAAGCAGTCAAGTGCCTTTGGAACCCCCACTGCTCTTTCTGCTCGAGGAGTACAAAAACTACTTGGATGCTGCAAACATGTCCATGAGGGTCCGGCGCCACTCTGACCCAGCTCGCCGTGGGGAACTGAGCGTCTGTGACAGCACGAGCGAGTGGGTGACggcagcagagaaaaagactGCAGTGGACATGTCAGGGGCGACTGTCACAGTCCTGGAAAAAGTCCCGGTACCCAAAGGCCAATTGAAGCAATACTTCTATGAGACCAAATGCAACCCCAAGGGGTACACGAAGGAGGGATGCAGGGGCATAGACAAGAGGCACTGGAACTCCCAGTGCCGAACTACCCAGTCTTACGTGAGAGCTCTCACCATGGATAATAAAAAGAGAGTTGGCTGGCGCTTTATAAGGATAGACACTTCCTGTGTATGTACATTAACCATTAAAAGGGGAAGATAGTGGATTCGTGTTGTATAGATTATATTGAGACAAAATTATCtatttgtatatatacataaCAGGGTAAATTATTcggtaaaaataattttatggaCTGCATGTATAACTGAAGTTTATACAGTACAGTGGTTCCACAATCTATTTATTGAACATATCCATGACCTGAAGGGGAACAAAAGTCATTTGCGcacaaggttaaaaaaaaaaccaaaaaaaaaccaaaaaaaaaaaaaccaaaaaaaacccaaacaaaaaaaaacccaagcaaacaaaaaagtctgCATTACATTCCTCGATAACATTGTGGTTTGTCGCCGTTGCCAAggtctgaaaatataaaaagttaaaaaaaaaatcaaattgcatGCTGCTTCAATTGTGAATTGATGATAAACTGtcctctttcagaaaaataaattgaaccAAAACATTCTGTTTACATTTTAGACAGTAAGTATCTTTATTCCTGTTAGTATTATATCTGTTTACTGCTTTTAACTTCTGATAGCGTTGGAATTAAAACAATGTCAAGGTGCTGTTGTCatagttttactgtttttcttttaattttgaagtccCATCagattgaaaaagaaaaaaaaaatcattacctTATTCtggattaaaaacaaatttggttttttttgtatgttgTGAAGGTGTTTGCAATAGCGATCCAACTActgacaaaaaataataataaaaaaaagaggcaacTGAAAAAGAATGGTGATGTTCCACTTCACATTGTTGAACTTCAGGCTTAAAGACAGCACTTATGTAACTGTATGGCAACGTGCTTTTTttgggttattttctttttttttttttaattgttattgttctggggctttttgtttttcttttttaatttgctgtctCTCGAGACCTGTATTTGCTTATACcatgtttgtttgtgtttgggttcccccactcccctttcctccctccagaAGGATGTTGGCTGTGATCTTTAAAGTACTTACCATATAACTGGAGTCTGtcatacagaaaatattctaCAGAGTGTTGAGAGCAATCATTTTTCATGTAATAAAAGATGCTGTGCTTGGATCAAATGTCTTGGTGAAGCACGAGAAGAATGTCACTAGAAAAAGGGGTTTAGGAAGATGCTAGTGGATCTGAAATGAGGTTGGTCACAGGACTAAATAGTTCAGCCAGTTCAGGGATGAACAGCAGTGGTTTGGGGTGATGGAGGTGATTCCAGATCTGTAGTCAGCACTGAACCTGGTCTGGTGCATCCTGCAGGGCTGAGAGCTTTGCCTTGTGCCTGTGGTGGGTGAGCTgtggcagcatccctgccctgagagacagctggggcaggaggaagccCTGCCACTGCTTGAAAGCAATTAGCACTTATGTTTGTgtggctctgcctctgctgtcaGCCTTGTTTTATGAAATGAAtattggcattaaaaaaaaaatactcttgaaGTAAGCAAAGAGGAAGTGCTGGAGGAGTTGGCTTAAAGTTGCTTAGGTTCTGGCAGACGTATTTAGCCCTGTGCTATCTCTCTAACTAGCCCAACCGAAGTATTTCTAGTAAGGCAGGCTGTAAGCCTGAGAGCTGTGCATAGCGCCTGCACCGACTAcagggggcagggaggcagaaatAGCTCATTAGTGAGCTCACTGAAGGCAGATGCTATATTTGTAATTCCTGTAGATGAAGAAAAGTAGCTGAACAGAGGGGgaaatgctgcaaaatagaACTGCTTCTGTACGCTGCAGAATCTGCGTCAGTCTGC encodes the following:
- the BDNF gene encoding brain-derived neurotrophic factor, whose amino-acid sequence is MTILFLTMVISYFGCMKAAPMKEASVRGQGSLAYPGLRTHGTLESLNGPSAGSRGLTSLADTFEHVIEELLDEDQDIQPSEENKDADLYTSRVMLSSQVPLEPPLLFLLEEYKNYLDAANMSMRVRRHSDPARRGELSVCDSTSEWVTAAEKKTAVDMSGATVTVLEKVPVPKGQLKQYFYETKCNPKGYTKEGCRGIDKRHWNSQCRTTQSYVRALTMDNKKRVGWRFIRIDTSCVCTLTIKRGR